CCCAGCCACTCCCGCATCGACCGCAGCGCTTGGGCAACTTCCCTTCGGCGATCGGTCCGGACCACCACGATCCAAGGATATTCGTTCGGCGAGATTTCCCACCAGCGCAGCTGTCGCAGCAAGACCTCGATCTTCCGCACCCCTTCGAACTCGGCAGTGCGGAGCAGGCAGCTCAGCGTATCGGCGACGCGGCCGAACAGAACGAATTCCTGTTCTTTCTGCTGGAAGTTGAGCGTGGCTATCCGCGCATCGCCCGCGCTGGGTGTGAGCGGACGCCTGCCGATCCGATCGGCAAGAGCCGGCGGAATCTCGAGCAGTTCCGACTCCGGCGGCAGATCCGCATATAGCTCCAGCTGCGACTGGACATAGCTCGACCGTTGCACGGCGGCTTCGTCGGCGCGCCTTTGTGATCCCCGGAAGACCGGGCGTTCGTTGTGGCCGCCGGGTAAATCGCCGAAGGCATACCCGATGCTTGCCAGGACGGCACGCCTGAGCGCCGTGGCAAGCGGGACCGATTGTCCGGCTCCTGTGGCGTCGTTCCACGGAACCTGGAAGCGCGGCACATGGTCATCCTGGCTGGTAAAGGCATCCACCGCCAGCCGCACCAGCGCGAGGACAATGACAACCAGCGTGAAAGTGCCGAAGCCGACAAGGAGAGTGAGGATCGCAAACAAGAGCAGATAGACAGGCAGGCTTACGGACTGAAGCAGGTCAGGAACGCCAATCCAAACGGAGATCGCTACGAGCAGCCACCAGAGACCGAGACCGATGGCCCCCACGGTCGCGACGATTGCGCCGACCGCCGCAGCGATCAGGAATACGCTCAAGAGCAGGGCAGGGATGCCACGGAGAGCGGCGAAGGCCTCGCCAATGGCGGCGCGGGGACGGGTCGAAAGCCTGAGGAGAAAGAGGCCAATCTGGTAGAAAATCCAAAGCAGGCCGGAGAGCGACATCACCGCCACGATTATCGCTAAGGGAGTTGCGGCCAGGACCAAGGCGGCAGCGGCCGTGACCACAAGCCAGTCGGACGGAAGCGAGTTCGTTGCCGAAAGACTAGTGCTAAAGGCAATGCCCAGGATATAGAAGGCGATAACACCTCCGACGAACTCGGTTTCGTCCCCCAGCCTTTCCCCGATCCTGCGGAAGAAATTCTGCAGCCGGTGGCTTGGCCTGACGACGTTGCCGAATACCCATAACGCAAACAGTAAAAACGACGCGAGCGCCAGAAGAAATGCCACGATGATCGCGGCCGCGACAAAATATGTTACGAGTATATCCATACAGATTGTCTCGCGGAGAACCTTGCAATCTTTAACATATGTATACTTGTTTGCAATAACTTCCTATGGATGGTTTCCGGCGGAAACTTCTCTTCTCGCATTGTGTTGAGTTGAGATGGCGAGGTGCGGAGTGCAGGCACATAGTGTTGTCCATCGCCTTTGGTGTGAAGTAAAAAAGTCGCTGCCGAATAACATAGTCAGTCGCTTCGGAAAGTATATATCTCCATGCGTTCGGCGATGAGAGCACATGGACAGAGGATAACGTCGGTTCGATTGGGGTAGAAGAGACGATTGCCGATTCCGCATGCTCGCTCGCGACCAGCCTAGTACTACAGTTGCGGTTTACCGGAAGTCATGATTCACTTCCCGCATTTGGCGGGAGGGAAGTTCAATGTCGGTTGCGGGTTGGTCCGGGTCGGTTCTGGCGTGGCATCGTGAGCTCGATGCCTTGAAGGTGCGGTTGGGCTCGGTCTTTGGTCGCCGAGAATTGCGCGCATCGTGCGGTGCCTTTCTGGATGGGTTGTTGTCGGGAGTAGAGCGCAAGACTGGCTGGCTGATGGCGGAACAGGCAGGACTGGAGCGCCCTTATCGGATGCAATCGCTGCTGGGGCGCAGCCATTGGGATGCTGACGCATTGCGCGATACGGTTCGCGCTTATGCAATAGAGTCTCTCGGTGACGCGGACGGCGTTCTTGTGGTCGATGAGACCGGCTTCCTGAAGAAAGGCGCCCATTCAGTCGGTGTCGCACGACAATATTCCGGCACGGCCGGCCGGATCGAGAACTGTCAGATCGGTGTTTTCCTTGCCTATGCAAGCCGCTACGGTCAGACCCTGATCGATCGGCAACTTTATCTACCGAAGGAGTGGGCCGAGGATGAAGCCCGCCGTGCTTCGGCTCACGTCCCCCAGTCCCAAGCCTTCGCGACCAAACCGGCCATTGCAGCCAAGCTCATTGCCGATGCGCTGGATGCCGGCGTGCCTTGTGCCTGGGTATTGGCGGATGCGCTTTATGGTTCGGATTCCAAGCTGCGCCGGATGCTGGAAAGCCGTGGCCAGCCTTATGTTCTGGCAGTGCGCTCCAATCAATGCCTGCGCTTTGTGCGTGAGCAAGGGATCGAGCAGACCGATCCCGAAACGATGGCTGATGAGTTGAAACCGGAGGTTTGGCAGAGCCATGCAGCAGGCGAAGGTGCCAAGGGTCTTCGGCTTTATGATTGGGCCCGTATTCCTCTCAGCTCTCGCCCGGATCCACAATGGGAGCGCTGGCTTCTGATCCGGCGCAGCCGACGCGAACCCGATGCGCGCGCCTATTACTTTGTCTTTGCGCCCGCCGGTACCGAATTGAGCGAATTGGCGGGCGCTGCCGGGCTGCGTTGGACCGTGGAAGAATGCTTCCAGCGTGCGAAGGACGATCTCGGCCTGGATCATTGCGAAGCGCGATCCTGGCATGCTTGGAAGCGGCACATGACGCTCGTCATGGCAGCCGCTGCATTCCTCGCCAAACTCGGCGCCGATCTACGCCGCACCGCTGCTGGCAAACCGAACGAAACGAGTCCAAACCCGCCAATCGCCGCCTGACCAACACCATGGCCTTCGTGCCCAGCGTCGCAGAGATCCGCTATCTGATCAAACGCCTCCTGCTACAGCCCCCGATTAGAGTTCGCCTCATCTTGGCATGGTCACTCTGGCGACGCAGGCATCAAGCATCCGCAATGCTTTCTCACTACAAAGCAAGGCATCAAACGCAACTGTAGTACTAGACCGCGTTGACCAGCAATATCTCCTCCGACATCGAACGAAACGTACGCCTCATCCCGGTCCGGTCCATCGCCCATGTGCCGGCGCCGACCGCCGTCGGTTGCTGGGTGAAGGGGGAGCATGAGGATTTGCGGGGCGGCACATTGTCATTGGAATGCGCGCGCCCGGGTCCGCAACAGGAATTCCTTCCAGACAGCTGGCACGGTCAGGCCTCCCTGACCGGCCAGGCCAAGCTCTGCAAGGACGGCATTGGCCGAAGGCTTCGTCGCAGAACCATAGACACCATCCACCCCGTCATCTTCCGTCCCGGTGGCGCCAATGTCGCGGTTGAAGATATATTTCAGGGCGGATTGAAGAAAGAAGGTCTGGGCATTCGAGGCGGTGCGAAAGGCAAAGGAGAAGTTGAAATCGACGTGAAAATGGTCCCGGTGATTTGGATAGTGGAAGCTCAACACCTGGGAGA
The window above is part of the Rhizobium sp. WYJ-E13 genome. Proteins encoded here:
- a CDS encoding IS701 family transposase yields the protein MSVAGWSGSVLAWHRELDALKVRLGSVFGRRELRASCGAFLDGLLSGVERKTGWLMAEQAGLERPYRMQSLLGRSHWDADALRDTVRAYAIESLGDADGVLVVDETGFLKKGAHSVGVARQYSGTAGRIENCQIGVFLAYASRYGQTLIDRQLYLPKEWAEDEARRASAHVPQSQAFATKPAIAAKLIADALDAGVPCAWVLADALYGSDSKLRRMLESRGQPYVLAVRSNQCLRFVREQGIEQTDPETMADELKPEVWQSHAAGEGAKGLRLYDWARIPLSSRPDPQWERWLLIRRSRREPDARAYYFVFAPAGTELSELAGAAGLRWTVEECFQRAKDDLGLDHCEARSWHAWKRHMTLVMAAAAFLAKLGADLRRTAAGKPNETSPNPPIAA